TGCAGCGGCTCGATCTGGACCCGCATATCGTCAGGCATGCTTGGGCGATTGGCCTTGTATTCGGCGAACATCGCGTCGCGGAACGTCCCGCCCTTGGCGTCGAATACCACGGCGAACGGGCTGTCCGGGTACTGCTTGCGCAGACTCTTGAGCATGTTCAAGACGCCCTTGACCGCACCGGTCGGCAGGCCTTTGGACGTGGTCAGCGGTGGCAGCGCGTGAAAGGCGCGGTACAGATAAGAAGAACCGTCCACCAGGACGAGGGGGGCTTGGCTCATGAGCAGGATCAACCTTTTCGGCGGGTCCGGCGCTAGAATAGCGGGACCGTTGACGACAAAGGGACAAGGTTATCATGCGCACACTAAATCGCTTGTTGCTGGCTGGCTTGTTCGCAATCACTCCTTTGGCTGCCATGGCCGCGGATGACGCGCCCTCGGCAGACCCGGATGTAACAATCCGCACGGAAGGTGACAAAACCATTCAGGAGTATCGGCAAAATGGTTTTTTGTATGCCATCAAGGTGACCCCGAAAGTCGGTAAACCGTATTTCCTTGTGCGCGCTGATGGCTCGGACGGTAACTTCATCCGCTCGGATCAGCCGGATATGTTGATTCCGTCGTGGAAAATATTCGAGTGGTAAGCCGCTCCTAACTTAAATTGGCGCTGGCAGTCGCGGCGCCCGTACTGGCAGTTTTAACCATGTCTGTGTTCACCCCCCTGGCTCGGCCCGAGCTGGAAACCTTTCTCGCCCCTTATGGGCTCGGCCGCCTGCTTGATTTCCAGGGGATCGCCGCCGGTAGCGAAAACACCAATTTCTTTATCAGCCTGGAGCAGGGCGAGTTTGTCCTGACCCTGGTCGAGCGAGGTCCGGTGCAGGAGATGCCGTTCTTCATCGAGCTGCTCGACGTGCTGCACGACGCCGACCTGCCGGTGCCTTATGC
This genomic stretch from Pseudomonas wuhanensis harbors:
- a CDS encoding DUF2782 domain-containing protein, whose amino-acid sequence is MRTLNRLLLAGLFAITPLAAMAADDAPSADPDVTIRTEGDKTIQEYRQNGFLYAIKVTPKVGKPYFLVRADGSDGNFIRSDQPDMLIPSWKIFEW